The Antennarius striatus isolate MH-2024 chromosome 23, ASM4005453v1, whole genome shotgun sequence genome has a segment encoding these proteins:
- the krcp gene encoding kelch repeat-containing protein isoform X2: MPITIGKLTPYNKCLSWEQWEEETWTKSVTLNVSLEEGNPVKADWSEPELILAVNEYTPKDAVPLLATRELNSKRKREPTLKEDGEENLMTKKCEEENVCPNGSGREARTARCPTKGRQKLLSGGGGSSKMKRTVNETGGTQRMMGRTPPQSAARAKRRQSGTPTPTAPLVSPSGRWGQTLCPIDAQTAILIGGQGSRMHFCKDPMWKLCTEDLSWVAAETLAEGPTPEARIGHTAVYDPDSRRIYVFGGSKNNKWFNDVHILDTQSWKWTMVEAQGKVPPLSYHSCSMFRGELFVLGGVFPRPNPEPDGCSDSLYIFDPHLSIWYQPIVTGKVPSPRSGHSACVMQERKIYVFGGWDTPICYNDMCMLDLGLMEFSEVKTTGKAPSPRSWHSSVVLSNTKFLIHGGYNGNNALSDTFIFDTDNNNWTEVMLPQLSLPRAGHSIITMETHVPWQENRDGDDVVKTLLVFGGGDNEGNFYSDLQSVAVEELLAAI, encoded by the exons ATGCCGATCACTATCGGGAAGCTGACCCCATACAACAA GTGTCTGTCATGGGAGCAGTGGGAAGAAGAGACGTGGACCAAGAGCGTCACACTGAATGTCTCTCTGGAAGAAGGAAACCCG GTAAAAGCTGATTGGTCAGAGCCAGAGCTCATACTGGCCGTGAACGAATACACACCAAAG GATGCTGTTCCTCTTCTTGCCACCCGGGAGCTTAACagcaagaggaagagggagcCGACGTTAAAGGAAGATGGTGAAGAGAATCTTATGACAAAGAAATGTGAAGAAGAGAACGTGTGTCCGAATGGCAGCGGGCGCGAGGCCAGAACGGCGAGATGTCCAACCAAAGGGAGGCAGAAGTTATtaagtggaggaggaggctcatcaaagatgaagaggacag TTAATGAAACAGGAGGAACtcagaggatgatgggaagaACGCCTCCTCAGAGTGCAGCCAGGGCAAAGCGTAGGCAAAGCGGAACGCCCACACCAACCG CCCCATTGGTCAGCCCATCAGGTCGCTGGGGTCAGACTCTGTGTCCCATCGATGCTCAGACAGCGATTCTGATCGGAGGGCAAGGATCCAGAATGCATTTCTGCAAAGATCCCATGTGGAAGCTCTGCACCG AGGACTTGTCCTGGGTCGCAGCAGAGACTCTGGCCGAAGGTCCGACGCCAGAGGCGAGGATCGGCCACACGGCCGTTTACGATCCCGACTCCAGAAGGATTTACGTGTTTGGAGGCTCCAAGAACAACAAGTGGTTCAATGACGTCCACATCCTGGACACCCAGAGCTGGAAGTGGACAATGGTGGAG GCTCAGGGGAAGGTTCCTCCTCTGTCCTACCACAGCTGCAGCATGTTCCGGGGCGAGCTGTTCGTTCTTGGAGGAGTGTTTCCTCGTCCAAACCCAGAACCGGACGGCTGCAGTGACTCACTGTACATCTTCGACCCTCACCTCTCCATCTGGTACCAGCCTATTGTAACAGGCAAAGTACCTTCCCCACGCTCAGG TCACTCTGCATGTGTGATGCAGGAGAGGAAGATCTATGTGTTTGGTGGGTGGGACACACCCATCTGTTACAACGACATGTGCATGTTGGACCTTG GTCTGATGGAGTTTTCTGAAGTGAAAACGACTGGGAAAGCGCCGTCTCCTCGAAG CTGGCACAGCAGCGTCGTTCTCTCAAACACCAAGTTCCTGATCCACGGAGGTTACAACGGAAACAACGCTCTCAGTGACACCTTCATCTTTGATACAG ACAACAACAACTGGACAGAAGTGATGCTCCCTCAGCTGTCCCTCCCCAGGGCAGGGCACTCCATCATCACCATGGAGACGCACGTCCCCTGGCAGGAGAATAGAGATGGAGACGACGTCGTCAAAACTCTACTGGTGTTTGGAGGCGGAGACAACGAGGGCAATTTCTACTCTGACCTGCAGTCCGTCGctgtggaggagctgctggctgCTATTTAA
- the krcp gene encoding kelch repeat-containing protein isoform X1, translating to MDDFGIYAIFGVNCPPQRLLSAEGGRRVSVAVPQKVRQVVLFSAGPWGERICANAELNDADRMPITIGKLTPYNKCLSWEQWEEETWTKSVTLNVSLEEGNPVKADWSEPELILAVNEYTPKDAVPLLATRELNSKRKREPTLKEDGEENLMTKKCEEENVCPNGSGREARTARCPTKGRQKLLSGGGGSSKMKRTVNETGGTQRMMGRTPPQSAARAKRRQSGTPTPTAPLVSPSGRWGQTLCPIDAQTAILIGGQGSRMHFCKDPMWKLCTEDLSWVAAETLAEGPTPEARIGHTAVYDPDSRRIYVFGGSKNNKWFNDVHILDTQSWKWTMVEAQGKVPPLSYHSCSMFRGELFVLGGVFPRPNPEPDGCSDSLYIFDPHLSIWYQPIVTGKVPSPRSGHSACVMQERKIYVFGGWDTPICYNDMCMLDLGLMEFSEVKTTGKAPSPRSWHSSVVLSNTKFLIHGGYNGNNALSDTFIFDTDNNNWTEVMLPQLSLPRAGHSIITMETHVPWQENRDGDDVVKTLLVFGGGDNEGNFYSDLQSVAVEELLAAI from the exons ATGGACGATTTCGGAATTTATGCGATCTTTGGCGTAAACTGTCCGCCTCAAAGGCTGCTGAG CGCTGAAGGCGGTCGGAGGGTGTCTGTTGCAGTTCCCCAAAAAGTCCGACAGGTGGTGCTGTTCAGTGCGGGGCCGTGGGGCGAGCGGATCTGCGCCAACGCGGAGCTCAACGATGCTGACCGGATGCCGATCACTATCGGGAAGCTGACCCCATACAACAA GTGTCTGTCATGGGAGCAGTGGGAAGAAGAGACGTGGACCAAGAGCGTCACACTGAATGTCTCTCTGGAAGAAGGAAACCCG GTAAAAGCTGATTGGTCAGAGCCAGAGCTCATACTGGCCGTGAACGAATACACACCAAAG GATGCTGTTCCTCTTCTTGCCACCCGGGAGCTTAACagcaagaggaagagggagcCGACGTTAAAGGAAGATGGTGAAGAGAATCTTATGACAAAGAAATGTGAAGAAGAGAACGTGTGTCCGAATGGCAGCGGGCGCGAGGCCAGAACGGCGAGATGTCCAACCAAAGGGAGGCAGAAGTTATtaagtggaggaggaggctcatcaaagatgaagaggacag TTAATGAAACAGGAGGAACtcagaggatgatgggaagaACGCCTCCTCAGAGTGCAGCCAGGGCAAAGCGTAGGCAAAGCGGAACGCCCACACCAACCG CCCCATTGGTCAGCCCATCAGGTCGCTGGGGTCAGACTCTGTGTCCCATCGATGCTCAGACAGCGATTCTGATCGGAGGGCAAGGATCCAGAATGCATTTCTGCAAAGATCCCATGTGGAAGCTCTGCACCG AGGACTTGTCCTGGGTCGCAGCAGAGACTCTGGCCGAAGGTCCGACGCCAGAGGCGAGGATCGGCCACACGGCCGTTTACGATCCCGACTCCAGAAGGATTTACGTGTTTGGAGGCTCCAAGAACAACAAGTGGTTCAATGACGTCCACATCCTGGACACCCAGAGCTGGAAGTGGACAATGGTGGAG GCTCAGGGGAAGGTTCCTCCTCTGTCCTACCACAGCTGCAGCATGTTCCGGGGCGAGCTGTTCGTTCTTGGAGGAGTGTTTCCTCGTCCAAACCCAGAACCGGACGGCTGCAGTGACTCACTGTACATCTTCGACCCTCACCTCTCCATCTGGTACCAGCCTATTGTAACAGGCAAAGTACCTTCCCCACGCTCAGG TCACTCTGCATGTGTGATGCAGGAGAGGAAGATCTATGTGTTTGGTGGGTGGGACACACCCATCTGTTACAACGACATGTGCATGTTGGACCTTG GTCTGATGGAGTTTTCTGAAGTGAAAACGACTGGGAAAGCGCCGTCTCCTCGAAG CTGGCACAGCAGCGTCGTTCTCTCAAACACCAAGTTCCTGATCCACGGAGGTTACAACGGAAACAACGCTCTCAGTGACACCTTCATCTTTGATACAG ACAACAACAACTGGACAGAAGTGATGCTCCCTCAGCTGTCCCTCCCCAGGGCAGGGCACTCCATCATCACCATGGAGACGCACGTCCCCTGGCAGGAGAATAGAGATGGAGACGACGTCGTCAAAACTCTACTGGTGTTTGGAGGCGGAGACAACGAGGGCAATTTCTACTCTGACCTGCAGTCCGTCGctgtggaggagctgctggctgCTATTTAA